From a region of the Triticum aestivum cultivar Chinese Spring chromosome 7D, IWGSC CS RefSeq v2.1, whole genome shotgun sequence genome:
- the LOC123164827 gene encoding uncharacterized protein, producing the protein MSSQAHSFPSQTPVGPDRSTRGAAHGEAATAGEREDGSRRRSVGRRGASYAARSPVVPLPSTLDFPPPVWCLKRADVVMQLGLGSDDIKGCAKSKRDDRE; encoded by the exons ATGAGCAGTCAAGCCCATTCGTTTCCGTCCCAAACCCCCGTGGGCCCCGACCGTTCTACTCGCGGGGCGGCGCATGGCGAGGCGGCGACCGCCGGCGAGAGAGAAGATGGATCCCGACGTCGCTCGGTCGGGAGGCGAGGCGCCTCCTACGCCGCGCGCTCGCCGGTGGTGCCGCTGCCCTCGACCCTGGACTTCCCTCCCCCA GTTTGGTGCCTAAAAAGAGCAGACGTGGTGATGCAATTGGGGCTAGG GTCGGATGACATCAAAGGGTGTGCCAAAAGCAAGCGTGATGATAGAGAATAG